The DNA sequence GGGGAAATCCTTGACTTTACGGCTGTTTTGAGCCGTCGCACACCAAAACATGGGTACTACGCCGCAGTCGGGGTCTTTCGGCGCGTTCCTCCCGTTGCGGTGCGAGTTATTTTTCCGTCGGTAGCACGGCAAACGCCCATTCCTCAGCCAATTTCCGCAACCGGTGctgaaaagagagaggatgATGAGCAGCGGAAGGCGGAGCCCGCGGTGGGTTCTGTGCTTAATGAGGCTGCATCACGCGGAGgttattttaattttgaCATCGACGGGTACTGTGAGGACGTTACGAAGAAATTGGTGTTGGCGCACCTCCTAGGGAAAGCGAAGGGGCCCGTGGTTGAgctgaaagaaaatgaatgcaCGTGTCGTGACACGAGCATCGTAGCGGCCATATGCAAGCATTTAGCAGCGCGTGGCATGACAAGTGCCCTTTCTGCCTTCGAAAAGGAGCAACAGGAACTTACCTGTGCCAAATGTGGCTGCGGAGCTGAACCCCCTGAAAAAGCAGATGCGGCCATTCCAAAACATGTTGATCCGACAAGTGAAATGCTGGGGGCCGGAACCTACAACCGCAGTAACGGGGACAGTTTAACCAGCGGAACTTGCACAGAAAGTGAATCACGCACCGTCACCTACAGTGCACACATCAGGCGACTTCGTGAAGATGTGGGCAATGGTAGAATGtccgctgctgtggagcgcaCGCTTAGCTTTGGGCTTGTTTCCCCGGGGGTGCTCGAAAAGGTGAGGAGTTGCGTTGAAAATGTTGACGCACTTCTCCCTGACTTCTGgggtcttctttttttcgcccAGCGCTGTGATATCCTCTTTCTCCTTCGTGTTACTCATTTGGTGGAACTTTCGTTTGACACTATGCAAAGAAGACTCGAAATTCTGCTCCGCAATGTTAGTGGTGAAGGGAGCATCGGTAGGAATGCAACTGAGGACGCCCATGAAGCAGAAACTACTACCGCATGCCCATTCACAACCGCCGCTGAGCTAATGGAGTTCGCACACCGCTTCCTTCTTGAGCCTATGAGAAGCGTTGCTTCCACTATTCGACAGCACCGCAACAGCACAACAAAGGGACCATGGACCAGTGAAGTTCTTGCCTTCGGTTCTTTTGAAAGCAGCGCCGACGAGGGTACTGATTCGTTCGAAGAGCTCGCAGCGCATCTATTCGTGAGCGGCCGGGACAGCTCTTGGTCAGGACCTGAGGCTCCTGCAACACTTCTGGTGCGGCACAGTGTACCCAACGTACCGGCTCCAAAATCccaacagcagcggcgcATCGTGCAGACACTTGCAACGCTCATCTCCCACCAACGTGCAGTTTGCGCGCGGGCAGAGCGATACCACAAGCCGGGCATGTCATACAAGTGGGCGGAGGAGTGGCTGGTTCTCGTGGAGGACACTCGGCGGGAGTGCCGCACCCGTTGTACATCACTCCTCCTTCATGCGATTGAGGATTTCAACGGTGCGTTAGAGCATCGTCTGGTGGTGTGGACGCagcggcaacagcaacgCACGAGGGGGGTGGCATTTGGTGGTAGCTTAGAGCAACATGGTGCCCCGGTTGTGCCTTCAAAAAGTGGTGGcaaggagggagaaaacgCGGCGGTGGAGACTAGGGAAGTTCTATTCCCTTCACTGCGCTCGGCGTGGCGGCACGTGCATGCAGCTGCTGCGTTGGAACCACTTCTTCAGGTTGTAACAAAAGCCTTTAGTGATCAGCTTAATCGGGTAGTTGTTAATGCGCGACTGATGGCAGAGTCCATTTCAACGAAGGAACCGCCTTCCACTTTCTGCAAGGGCCCCAAGCGCGGCATTCTTCACTCACCCGAGTTGAGCGTAAGCGGTGCAGACAAGAAGGTTGCTGAAAGCAACGGAAGTAGTGCTTCCTCATGTGAGCCATCCGTGGGTTCCCGCACAGCACCGGTAGAAAGCGAGAGGGAATGTGTCAGTAACAACAGCGTATGCCAAAAGAGAATGGCATGTTATACGGATGACTTACGTATGAGTTTCCTGTATATGAAGAGCGTTTATAGGGCGGTTTTTGCCTAGGCGGTTTTTGCCTaggcggtttttttttttaaagtccGACGCCTCAGTGAGTATATGAATATGCAGACAAgcacgtatatacatatatgtatatttatcgGTGGTGTGCAGGCGCACAGTGTAGTTTTGGGGCAGATGCTACGTATGCGCTGTTTCATCACGCTTCTCAATCATTTCTCTCtcatttttcccccctccattCACATGATCACCAGTATTGGCGTGTTTCTGTGCGTGCGTTGAATGGTGAGGCGTCGTGTTTCACACCGCCCCAGTCCCTGAGGCCGCTACCGGTGCTCTGGTTTAGTTAAACTTTAGtgcattattgttattatcattttcaCTTCGCTGTGTACAATGAGTAGTGATTGTGAAACTTTTGTGTTTACTCACTCGGTTGTCTCCCTTTTCAACTCTTAGTGAGCATTTTCCCCTGTTACGTCAAGTGTGGGAACTTTCTCACGTTCGCGCTTCATGAAAAGTGGcgacctttttgttttgtttttcttttcttttgcgctGCGCTGCGCTCGCCATTGAAATATGAAGGAGTATGTGCAAAGGCAGTAGGGAGAGGATTGTCGTGGTGATGCTAACGGTGGGAAGGGGAGACCAAAGTGGtaattctttgttgttgtttctttgctttcaCTCATTTACGGTCAAATGTGTATGAAATTAACGGTTGTTCAGAGTTGCTTAGGTAGAGAAATGGCATAATGAAACCTTatgttttactttccttcccatttgcttttttcctcttttcttcttttttaaaaaaaaaaaaattgtctcctcctccccttcccccgtTTCTTCGCTCTCATCAGCGTCCCTCATTTCAACTACGTCCCCTCTGGTTGAAGGATTCATTGAATATGCGTTAGTACCTGTAAATgtgattttctctttttttgtcactaAATTGTTACCCTGTTGCTTTCATTATCATTCTTATCATCGTTAGACTAATCCGTCCACTCTCCACCAAGACGCAGCTCAAtaatttagaaaaaaaaatcttaaGATAGTAAAGACAGGAGGGGGATACTAGAAtttcaaaaggaaagggaccTGGTACGTATACCGGAACGTTATCTATAAGACAGCAGATATTAGTATTTGAAcactttccttcccctctcgtgcctttgctcttttttcccccctgttCTGTCTACGGGCACTGacgggagaaaaagaaagcagtggCACGCAAGTGTTGGTGAAAGGCGCAACTTCATACaagcacaaatatatatatatatatatatataagattcacaaaccacacacacacacacaagcgcGTGTACGTGCATACATATAGAaagaggaagtgaaggaCAACTGTGTTGAATAACAGCagtaatgaaagaaaaaaaagaggtgaatTCAAGCCGTAAAGGATGGATGCCACCACGAGGTCGGCTGACGGCAACATCACGTGGCCCGGTGCCACCACCGCCTAGTCGCACACCCACGCGATGCTCGAGCATTTGTCGTGTTCCCAAAGATCGCTTTCGCGGCCCCCCGGCagtagcagcaacaacaacaccgcgAAGTCGGGAAAGCGGCTCAGCTTGTCATTGTGTACCTCTTCGACGCAAGAACGCATCAAACGATAATGCCTTTGCGACACGACGCACGGCCATAGTGGATGAGAAGACACCGTCAGCGCAGAAGCCTGTTCAGCCCTATGTAGCGGATGAGCGAATAGAGAAAATGCGTAGGTCAATGAATGGTACGAATCGCCGTTCCTGTAGCGAGTCTATGCGAGATGCGGAGCCTGTGAGTTTTCATATGGCGCCGTACCCGCGAGTTCCTTTTGTACGGCAGAGTAGCAACCGGTGTGAGTCAACTCCTTCAAGCTATAGAACTCGGGTGAGTACAGCACAGCAATGTTCATTTGGGGGACATGCTGCGAGACCAACGGTTGCTGGTACGGAGCTACTTCCGCGGATGCCACACCTTCAGGGTACTCACCGTACCTCCAAAGAGCGGGGTCGCGCGACGTTAGAGCGCTTCCTCCAAACTCAACCAACAGATGCACAAAATGAAGTACGAGATCTAATGAAGGAGTACAAGGGTCGAGAAGAGGAGCTATGCGATGCTCTAAACATTGCATTCGGGGAGTCAGCAGGAGGTGTAGCAATGGGTCTCAGTACCAGTACTAGTGGAGGAGCCACACCGGTTCCCCGACGTTATGATATTCCACAACCATACCGAGGGCCCACGCCACTGAAACAAGAGGTGACTGACACGTCGATACTTAACACTTCACCAAAGCTTCATAGCCGCAGCGCCATGAGTGCTACTGTTAGAGTGAATAGTGAAGCAAATCCAATAGCATCGAGCGCCTCGCCTTACCGTCATGGTTGTTCCCCCCGCAGGACTCAACCATCGCGGAATCGTGTGAACCCTCGCGATGGCGTTTATTCACAACCTCCCTCTGGTATGATATCCGCCTGCACACCCATTTCCAGCCCTTCACGTGGGAGGGGAACCGGTTGGGCTAAAAGTCTCTATAATGAATTGAGGGAAGAGGGCAGTTTGTCGCCATACCTCCGTTACCTTCCCAGTGATGTGTCAGGAGGTGAATGGGATAAACCTGATGTTGGAGACGTGCTTTGCTTTCAGGCGAAGGAGCCGCAGCGAAGACGTGTGCTCACCTCGCCCGTCCCCGATGAGTTACTCATAAAATAATACGCCCAACAGCAAGATTTGAGGTACTTTATATGGCCTGATGTTGGAGGTGTGTTTTACTGACATGGcaaagggagggagaaaggaagagtaGATATGTATGTGTAAATATAAGTTTAGAAAAGATGGATCGCAGGGGAGCAAACGGTGTttgggaggggaaaaaaaacaagtgaaAACATGCGAGCATGGATATAAAACAGTGGCGACATTAGAATTTATTAGATTTCCAGTATGTGAGGTAGCCCCATTGCAGCACtgatggggaaaaggagggacgaaaggaaagagaaattaAAATGCCCCGACTCTCGCCCCTCCacgcgttttttttgttcaaaaGTTTAATTACTGGATCCatgaaaatgaagaataCTTTTGTCTTATTATTTACaacagtgatgatgatgatagtaataataataacgtgGCAgcagtattattattattgttgttgttgttacttgAGATCCCTCATACTGTTTTGCAGAACgtaagaaaaagataacttatatttttgttaaaaAGCAAGCCTaccaaggaaaagaaaaagggaaggtgatttgttttattgttttctttaatcAATATAGAAGTCCTTTCGCATACGTGAGACAATTACGAGTGTATTtgcttattgttgttgttttaattccccttgttttattgttgtcCAATTGCAATTTtgtttaatatatatgtatcacTGTTACTGTTACCGTTACgattttctgtttgtttcgttttttttttgatgtcgTCGTGTAAATAAGGAGGGAATGGTGATGGATTTGAGTGTTGGGGCTGCGGCGTGTATTGCTCAAGTGATTTGGCGagttaatttatttatttatttattaacttAATATTTATAATATGGCAGTAGGGGAGGGGGTAacggaggaaaaagggaaaatgcgACATCATCGCAGTGTATCGTGAAATTTCCGTGCAGTGGTCTCATCCCGCGCGCCTGGTTTGTATGAACATTCCATTTCTTTATGTTCCCTCCTGTGTTTCATTattcccttgttttttgtgtagATGAGTTggtcctcctttttttttttttgataattTTCCGCCCCACTtcatttgtctttttttttttctacattGCTTGttcgttcctttttttttttttttggtatttcCTCGATTCTGATTTCggtcttttttaaaaaaaaaaaagaaaaatcctcTTCCTTGAACACGAGCGCCACGACCTTCACCCACCAACCTCCGagttttcatattttaatAGAAGGAAAACTACTAACATCGCAAATTGCGATTTGTGTGGTGATTGACGCAGTTCAGCAAACGTTTCACTaataaaaggagaaaataaaaataagaagaggACAAAAGGGGGGATGGTGTGAAAATAAAGCAGCGGCAGGAAAGAGAATTCAGCTCCTCATCATCACACGTTCCAGTAGTCAAGTgatgaaatttttttttattttgtttgtgtgggttTTCTGTTTGTCGTCGTATCGGCATGTTTTGTTCTGTCGAAGAGGGATTTTCCgcaaatgtgtgtgtgtgtgtgtgtatttaccGTACCAATAACTattagttgttgtttttttaaattcaaaATACATTTACCTCGCCTCTTTCCCCAGCTCCTCAATCCCACTAAGTGATAATAACCCaataagaaaatggaaaaaaaaaagcagcgcACGTGGattgttttgttattctttttttccctttaatTCCCTCCTCAGTGTCATATCGTACCTCATTCAATTGCACCTCTTTGTTCccctttactttattttttgtttaattttgttttgttttttgcttttcccttctttttcccaacGGAAATCCCAAAACCACAGGGGTACAGTCGCTCCCCATCCTTTAGTTACATTACCTCATAATTTACGGGAACACACATATACCCAAATATACGAATAGACACGcacatatttgtatatatatatatatatattcgtatatTAGTTGTggttgaaaaggaaaggaaaggaaagggagagtGCGCCCCTACAGTACGTGACGGCGCTTTTGCAGCTTATTCGTTTCTAGtgcttcaaaaagaaaaagaagaaaaaaggagcggAGGAACAAAGGGTTCTTCGCCCTtagttgtttcttttttcttttttctctttttccctcctccccctttcctaCATTTAAAGGTAACAGACGACTGTTCGAGGTAAAATATTCAGAAAGTACAAAACGAAGGCAactaaaggggaaaaaaagggggggtgCATATAGAAACATCAGTGCAGGGCTgcgttccccccccccccccgccatCCGAACAAATGATAGTGcggttgcttttcttttcatatttcCTCCTACTGTTGACTGCCACGCAACTCACTGCGCAGGTAACTGATGAATCCACCACAATTACATTCGCACATGAAATTGGCCCAGTAGAAAAACTCAAGCAGCCACAGTTGTTGTGGTTCCTCACATGGCGCTCAAGTGATGAACAAACCACTTCAATGGCTAGTGTGAATGCGCCTGCTGGCGAACTCGCTGTAACCCTCAATACGGAAGCGCAACAATTAACGAAATATGTCGCGGGACTGCAGTGCGAGGAGTCCCGAAAGCTTAACGCGGGATTCCGCTCGGGGCGCTGCACACTTTTGTTGACGGCCTGCGAAGCGGAAGAGCGGGCAGATGTGTTCTTCAACTACCGCGTGACTAAACATATTGAACACGATACAACTCTAGGCGACACAGCGACTCACGTTAGTAAACTATATGAAGAAGGTGACAATGAAGATGCCGTAGAGGTGGGCACAGTTACGTACAGTGTGGAAAACAGTAGTGATGATGAGCGTGATCCCAgtgttgcatttattttggAGTTTAATTTAACAGTGAAAGCGGGTGGCTGCAAGAATTGGATTCCCTCCTGGTTGAAGGTGGAGGGACTATCACCTGATGAAGTGGAGATGCGCACCTGGCGGCGAAGGGCTGCCACTTCTGTTGTGGAACGATGGGGTTATCCGCTACTTTTGGCGGCTGCGGTGTATGGTGCGTTGCATGCCTTGACTGCAATTGCGAGACGCCACCAACAGGCCGCGgcggagaagaggaaaaagatgaAGTAGTCGCAGTTGCATTTACTTACCGCAGTGTTCCTCACAATCAATCACATTATGGTTCAGAGTTGGGATGTATGGAGTTGTGCGAGTGGTGTCCATTAACTCAACTATGCAGATGTGAGACAGAAATTACTGTCGGGCTGCGCAGCATCGAAGAAACGTATAAAAATAAGGGGTGAGAAGGTTATGAGGCGAATTTACATTACATCTCACCGTTTCCTGTAAACACAAAAGCAACTGTtgtttttcacattttttggTGACCTATTGGCTTCGGCGCGAGGAACGTTGCGAAGTTGCTCGGGAGCAAGTGAAGACATCcacagaaaaagaattaaCACTTTATCAAAGCTATAGGAaatcttattattatttttttgacccATTATTGTTAGTGCACCGTTGTTAAATAAATCagaagggcaaaaaaaaaaaaggagaacttACTTGTCATTTACGAAACCTCACTGAAAGTTGACGATAATGTTTGGCACGCCGGTTGAGAATCTGACGGCAAATCAGATCAAGGAAGAACTGCGAACTCTATACGGTGTCAGCGACTTCTCGGGATGCATTGAGCAAAAGGATCTTCAAGAGAAACTTGAAAAAACACGTGAAACGGAGCTCATCACACACGGACTGAAGTATGGCCCGCTTCTGCAAATCGGCAACAGACAAAGCCCCAGTGGTATTGTGACCCTCACACACGGTTTGGGGGACTCCGCCAATGGTTGGGAGAGTGTTGCAGTGGAGCTTTCACGGCGCCTCCcacatcttttgtttttactcCCAACAGCATCCATGCAGCCCGTCGGTATTAATGGAGGAGCAGTTATGAATTCATGGTATGACATCAGAAATGTGAGTTCAGGGAATGGAGTAACGGAGGATGCTGAGGCCATCATAATGTCAGCCAATTACCTCAAAAGTCTCGCATACACCGCGTCACGGCGCTACCAAGTACCTGCTGGTCGCGTGGTGTATGCCGGATTCTCGCAAGGTGCTGTTATCTCACTCGCCGCAGGCCTGACCGCTCGCATTGCACCAGCAGGTGTGGCTGCCTTGTCGGGATATTTCGCTGCCGCGGAGAAAATATTGCCGCAGCTGTGCAACAAAAGTCTACCAGTGCTCCTCTGCCACGGCACGATGGACAACATCATCCCTTTCAGTGCGGCTGAGAAAACTAAGGAAACGTTGGAGAGCCTTGGCGTGGGCCCCGTCACGCTCTATTCCTACCCAATGGAGCACTCCTCTCATCCCAAAGAAATTAATGACCTTGAGAAGTTTTTGCAGCAAGTCCTCCCCGGACCTTCATCGAAATCGTAATTTTTGTGGAGTTGTAAGAAAGAGAGGTGAATGCCGGAAGCGGCTGCCACAATGTTGAGGAAAGTAAATATGGCGCGTCAcctgagagagagagagagagaggaaagggggaaaaagaaaagatagaAAGAAAGGTCAGAAATGcaggaaaatacaaaaataaggaTGAGTTCACGAATGTCACTCCCAGAAGGTAACGTAACTATCGCCAACAGGTATTGCTAGTCCCGTTGGCAGGCATGAAATGAGTTTTATTTAACCAGAatgtttgctgtggctcATTATCACAgtcgtttctttgtttaaCTTTGgagtttttcttccccttccctcggGACATCTTAAGGCGTCTGGTGACTGATTGCCTTGTCCTCAACGCTGTTATTGCAGATGCTCTCATttcacacgcgcacacacatcgtaaaaatatttttttgaaaaaaaaaagaagaaaaaaaacgaggagCGTATTTACCGGGCGCCGTAGGAGCAAGCACCAAAACACGTTTGCATTATAAGGCGCCGTTGCGCCGACTGTCTTGCAATTTGTGGCCGCGGCCACTTCCACCTGCGTTACTCAGAACTTCAATAGGTCATGCGCCACTCCGTGAAGTGTTTAGCGGGTATCATGTT is a window from the Trypanosoma brucei brucei TREU927 chromosome 8, complete sequence genome containing:
- a CDS encoding lysophospholipase, putative (similar to GB:AAQ01182.1: lysophospholipase {Trypanosoma brucei}), whose translation is MFGTPVENLTANQIKEELRTLYGVSDFSGCIEQKDLQEKLEKTRETELITHGLKYGPLLQIGNRQSPSGIVTLTHGLGDSANGWESVAVELSRRLPHLLFLLPTASMQPVGINGGAVMNSWYDIRNVSSGNGVTEDAEAIIMSANYLKSLAYTASRRYQVPAGRVVYAGFSQGAVISLAAGLTARIAPAGVAALSGYFAAAEKILPQLCNKSLPVLLCHGTMDNIIPFSAAEKTKETLESLGVGPVTLYSYPMEHSSHPKEINDLEKFLQQVLPGPSSKS